From the Sphingobacteruim zhuxiongii genome, the window GCGATCATCGCTAAAGCTTAACGCCGAACTTTACCATTGTGGACTGATGGACAGTCACAACGATTAAAGATGGAACAAGAACTTACGGAGAAGCAGAGAACAACTGCAGCGAATACTATTTTAAGAAACTTCTTCATTATTGATATTGTGCTCTAGGACTATAAAATAATAGGAAACTAAATAAGGCCATTCCAATGCCGACCATGTCAGCAAACACATCCCACCAATCAGCTTGGCGTGTACTAGTGAAATACATTTGTCCTAGTTCGGTTAGCGCAATGAATAGTATAGCAATTAGAAAAACAATAGACATTGTTTTCATTTTTGCGGCTCTGCGCTTCGTTTGAATAGCGCTTCCAAAAAGCATCAAAGTGGTAAAAAGGTAAAAACTTCCGCAATGGACCATTTTATCAGATCCACAGAAATAATTGCCTGAGGGCAGGTCGGTTGCGGGCATAAACATAAGTACGCACATTAAGATCGCCCATATGATCGCCCAAGCATAATTTAATATCCAATTCATTATCGTTAAAATTCGCTTTTTTAATCGGTATTAAAAAGGACTCAACGCTTTTTTATCGTTTTTAGAGCTTGGTATAAATTTTATTAAAAATTATATAGTTGAAATACAGCGTGTTACAGCTTTACTTTGCTTTTTTATAGTACTATGTATTGCAAAGTACCATCCAAAGGATATATCTTTGTATTGTTATGGTAGCAGAAAACACACAAACCCAAATGAGGAAAGGAATACTAGAGTATTGTATTCTGTCTATAATTTCTCGGGGAGAGATATACGCCTCAGACATCATCGGTGCATTAAAAAAAGCCGAGTTGTTGGTGGTCGAAGGTACATTGTACCCTTTGCTGACGCGACTTAAGAACAATGGCTTGTTAAGTTACAGTTGGCAGGAATCGACTTCGGGTCCACCACGCAAATATTATCAGATTACAGCTGAAGGTACGGAGGTGTTACATAAGCTAGATGTAACCTGGAAAGAATTGAACTTTGCCGTGCAAACCGCTATTGGAGATCGCCAAATTGACTAACATAATTAACTAAATATTGCCATGAACAGAACAATAATCATTAATATAAACAGCATAGTCTTTCATATAGAGGAGGATGCTTACGAAATACTTCGATCTTATATGATCGAGATTAAAAAACACTTTGGTAAGACGGAAGATAGCAAGGAAATACTTGAGGATATCGAAAATCGAATTGCTGAGATGTTTGCGGAGAAAATTCAAAGTGGACGTAAAGAAGTTATCAACGTTCAAGACGTTAATGAGGTTATAAGCCAAATGGGACGTGTGAGCGATTTTGAAGCAGATTTTTTAGAGGAAGTTCGTGAGGAATCGGAGCCAGCAATTGCTGCAGAGACGGAAGCTGAATCAATCCCAGAAGTAGAGGGAGAACCCGAGGCCGCTAAACCTGAGGAGACTATAAATGAGCCTGCCTTTGCATTTGCTGCTTCAAAGAAGTTGATGCGTGATATGGACGATCGTATTTTCGGTGGCGTGTGTTCAGGTCTTGGGCATTATTTTAATCTTGAATCAAAATGGATTCGAATAATGTTCGTTCTATTTTTCCTATTTGCAGGTTCTGGAGTCTTGTTGTACGTTGTTTTATGGGCGGTAATGCCTAAAGCAATAACGCGTGCAGATAAGATGGCTATGCGCGGAGAAGCAGCTAATCTACAGAATTTTAAAAAGTCTTTTGATGAAGAAATGAAAGGACTTGGAGAAAATTTTTCGGGTGCCGGCGAGCATTTTAATAGAGGAGTTCGTACGGTAGGCGATTTATTTGGTCGCGTTCTCTCGGCGTTTGGTAAGTTCTTAGCCATTATATTCTTAATCGCTTTCGGATGCGCAATCATTGGGTTATTTGTAACCTTTGTATTCTGTACGCTAAATCTATTAGGAATTAAGAATGATATTATGTTACCACCATTAACAGTGATGACACCTGTATCCGCATTCTTTGCCTTACTCGCAGGATTTATGGCTATTGGAATTCCATTTTTCGCGATCTTTTATCTTTTACTACGTGTTGTATTTAAAGTACAGCGAATGAATAACTATTTAAGTATGACCTTGTTTGCGACTTGGATTATATCTGTCGTAATGATCTTATACTTTGTAGTAATAACACAACAGGAATTTAAAGAGGTCAGTACCATTAGTGTCGAGAAGCCTTTGGATAAAAGCGACAGTTATATATTTACTGAGCATGACGTGCGTGTAATAAAAGCTTCTGATGAAGAATTCAACAAAAAGAAGTTTAATATCAATGTAAAAGGAGAAAACCTAGCGGATTATCTACGTCGCGATATATCTATTCGCGTTGAAGCTATAGATTCTTTAAAAGCACCTTATATACAGTACAATTATAGAGCGAAAGGGAATACCTATAAAGAAGCATCAGATCGCGCTTCTCGTATATCTTATCAAGTGAAGCAAGACAAGAATGTTGTTTCTTTCGACAGTCACTTTGCAATGAATCAACAAGATAAAGTTAGAGATCAACATGTCGGAATCATCGTTTATCTTCCAGTAGGGACCAAAGTTTCTTTGACTAATTCAATAGGTCATCGTATACAAGATATTTCCGCATGGGAGTGTAATCAATATAATGAAAATGCAAAGTCTTCCGAGTGGATTATGACCGCAAATGGCCTTCGATGCATTCTTAAGATGCAAGATGACAAGTTAAAGGCCGAAAAGGAAGCGATTGAAAAAGCAGAAGAGGAAGCAAAACAAAAGGAGGAAGAGGCTAAGGAAAAGGCAAAGGAGCTGGAGGAGTTAAAAGAGAAATCGGAAAAAAAAGAAGAGGCTGCTGCAACCAAAGCTTAAGCATCAACGTCATTAAAGAATAATAAATAACCGGCTTTTTGAATATAAAGGTCGGTTATCGAAACAAACCAATAACGAAAACACTAGAAAAACAACAATGGGAAGAGTAATTGTGCTAATTGTCGCAACAATGGTTTTATTTTTAAACCAGGCATTAGCAAAGGCGCAAGACGCCGATATTAAGGGAAAGGTCGTCAACCAGGATAACCAACCAGTAGCTGCGGCCTCTATTTATTTAATGTCATCAACAGCAAATGTATTGATCAAAACGGCTGTGACTGACGCTGATGGTAATTTTATAATCTTAAAAGCACCCAAAGGGAACTATTATATTGAAGTATCGTCTGTTGGATTTGCTAATGCAAAATCGGCAAATTTTGATCTAGGCGATGACGTTTATTCAGTTCCAGTAATTAAACTTACAGCAGCTAGCCAAACGATAGAAGCGGTTACTGTCAAGGGGCAAGCGCCAATGGTTCAAAACAAAGATGGGAAGCTAATCCTAAATGTAGAAAATTCAACTTTAGCAGCAGGGAATAATGCCTTAGAGGTTGTAAAGCGCGCTCCTGGAGTTAGTGTAGATAAGGATGATAATCTACAATTAATGGGGCAACAAGGGGTCACTGTAACCATCGATGGACGTCAAACGTATATGACTGGAGAGCAATTGGCTACTTTCTTAAAATCAACGGATGCCGCACAGATAAAGAGTGTTGAGGTGACTACGACACGTCAAGCGAAAGACGATGCTGAGGGAGCTGTAGGAACTATCAATATTGTGCTCAAGAAAAATAATACCGAAGGTTTTAACGGATCTTTTATTGCAAGTGGTGGCTATGGTAAACATTTTAGAGGTAATAGCTCATTAAACCTAAACTACAAGAAAAATAATACCACACTATTTGGATCTTATGCCTATACCGATAATAAACGTGAAACGGAATTAAACTTAGAAAGAACGATTGCAAACCACGGTAAGTCAACAATATTCGATCAAAAAGCGGGCTTAATCGAACGGGAGAAAAATCATAATTATCGTTTTGGTGTTGAACAAAAGACTTCTGCGAAAAACACGATGTTAGTTCAATTTACTGGAAATAACAACGAGGAAGGCGGGGATAACTTGAGTGCTTCATTTATCGGTCCCTCTGCAAATATCACGGATTCTATCATGCGTGCAAATTCCTATAGTTTAGCGAAGTTTAACCGCTATTCTGTAAACTTCAATAATGAATTCAAAATTGATACAACCGGGAGTAAATTGACATTCGACTTTGACTGGAGCATGTTCCGCACGGCCTCTGATGTAGATTATTTCTATCGTACAGAGACGCCATCAGGAGCATTGGTGCGACCAGAAGAGCAGGAACGCAGTAGCATGCCAGTAGATATTGATATCTATGTTTCTAAATTGGATTATGTGAAACCATTCAAAAAAGGAAAATTAGAAGCAGGGATAAAATATAGTAACGTAAAGTCCGATAACGATCTTGGCTTTGAACGTCTAGTTGGCGGTCAATGGGGGGATTATGAAGGTAGACCAAATCATTTTGTCTATACGGAGCAAGTCTCAGCCGGATATGTGGATTACAGTACGGAATTTGGTAAATGGACAACGAAATTAGGTGTTCGCGCAGAATACACTATATCTGATGGGAACTCGATTACAAAGAATTCTAGAGTGAAGCGTGATTACCTGGACTTCTTTCCGTCAGCAAATTTAGGATATAATATCAGCCCGAATCATATATTGACCTTGAGTTACGCACGGAAAATAAGTAGACCTAATTATCGCTATTTAAATCCTTTTCGCTACTATATCGACAAGTTGACTTTCCAAGAAGGTAATCCATATGTCAACCCGCAATATACGCACGGACTATCCTTGAACTACACGCTGATGCAAATGTTCAATTTTACACTAGGAACGGACATTACTAATGACGCGATGGTGGAAAGTATGGGACAGAATAAAGAAACGAATGAAACGTGGATTACACGTGATAATTTGGCTAAATCAGTAACATCATATTTAAACATGAATATTCCTTATCGTGTTGGAAAATTCTGGACGATGAATAATAATTTCACAGGTATTTACATGCACTTTAAAGGTCCAATTGCTGGATATTACGCTGATTTAGGCTCTTTCTTCATCCAAGCAAATAGTATGCATACCTTTAAGTTGAATAATCAATTTTCAGCTGAAGCCAATATTAATGGAAATACACCGTTTATATATAATGTATACAAAATCAGTGGCCGTGTAAACGTAGACCTAGGCTTAAACTATAATTTCAAAGATCAAAAAAGCTCGCTTAAGCTTGCTGTAACCGACGTTTTCAGATCGAATAAAAATAACATAAATACGGATTTTGAGGAGTTTAACTCGAAAATCCGTCAATATAATGACAATCAGACGGTTCGCCTTACCTATTCTTATAAATTCGGGAATTTAAAACAACAAATTCGTCGCCGTGATTCTAATAATGAAGAAAAGGAAAGAGCGAACTAATTAAAAGAGTTTTGTTTCAATGTTTAGTTAAGTTAAAGGCCCGCAGGTTCTCCGCCTGGGGCCTTTCTATTTTATGCACACTAGTTGATGGCGTTACACTAGCAGCATGAAAAGTCTTTTGTTAAGTATTCTTTGTGACTTAAATCGCCGTTAAATGGATTTTTAATAGTAAAATTCAACCGGCTTATTGACCCTTGGTTAGTTTATCAAACGTCTTGAAGAACGGTCTACCTACACTATTCGAAATAATAGCTACAATTTCCTATACTTGTCTTATGAAATTAAAGCAAATTGTTGTCTTCTGTGCGTCCAGTGCTGGTTTTGGGAATTCTTTTGTTAATTCTGCCAAGGCAGTAGGAAAAGCATTCGTAGAAAGAAATATTCAATTAGTTTATGGAGGAGGCCGCGTTGGTCTGATGGGGGCTGTCGCTGATAGTGTGATGGAGCATGGTGGTGTTGTAGTCGGTGTTATTCCTCAGTTTCTAAATAGCAAAGAGATTGGACATTCTGGAATTACTCAACTGATTGAGGTTGATACCATGCATGAGCGGAAAGCTAAGATGAATGCTTTATGCGACGGAATAATAGCGCTACCAGGCGGTTTTGGAACAATGGAGGAGCTCTTCGAGATGATTACTTGGGCTCAGCTAGGCTTACATAAGAAGCCTGTAGGTATCTTGAACGTTGACGGATTCTACGATCACCTAATTCAATTTATTCAACAAATGGTTGAAACAGGTTTATTGAA encodes:
- a CDS encoding VanZ family protein, encoding MNWILNYAWAIIWAILMCVLMFMPATDLPSGNYFCGSDKMVHCGSFYLFTTLMLFGSAIQTKRRAAKMKTMSIVFLIAILFIALTELGQMYFTSTRQADWWDVFADMVGIGMALFSFLLFYSPRAQYQ
- a CDS encoding PadR family transcriptional regulator, whose translation is MVAENTQTQMRKGILEYCILSIISRGEIYASDIIGALKKAELLVVEGTLYPLLTRLKNNGLLSYSWQESTSGPPRKYYQITAEGTEVLHKLDVTWKELNFAVQTAIGDRQID
- a CDS encoding PspC domain-containing protein, with translation MNRTIIININSIVFHIEEDAYEILRSYMIEIKKHFGKTEDSKEILEDIENRIAEMFAEKIQSGRKEVINVQDVNEVISQMGRVSDFEADFLEEVREESEPAIAAETEAESIPEVEGEPEAAKPEETINEPAFAFAASKKLMRDMDDRIFGGVCSGLGHYFNLESKWIRIMFVLFFLFAGSGVLLYVVLWAVMPKAITRADKMAMRGEAANLQNFKKSFDEEMKGLGENFSGAGEHFNRGVRTVGDLFGRVLSAFGKFLAIIFLIAFGCAIIGLFVTFVFCTLNLLGIKNDIMLPPLTVMTPVSAFFALLAGFMAIGIPFFAIFYLLLRVVFKVQRMNNYLSMTLFATWIISVVMILYFVVITQQEFKEVSTISVEKPLDKSDSYIFTEHDVRVIKASDEEFNKKKFNINVKGENLADYLRRDISIRVEAIDSLKAPYIQYNYRAKGNTYKEASDRASRISYQVKQDKNVVSFDSHFAMNQQDKVRDQHVGIIVYLPVGTKVSLTNSIGHRIQDISAWECNQYNENAKSSEWIMTANGLRCILKMQDDKLKAEKEAIEKAEEEAKQKEEEAKEKAKELEELKEKSEKKEEAAATKA
- a CDS encoding outer membrane beta-barrel family protein, which translates into the protein MGRVIVLIVATMVLFLNQALAKAQDADIKGKVVNQDNQPVAAASIYLMSSTANVLIKTAVTDADGNFIILKAPKGNYYIEVSSVGFANAKSANFDLGDDVYSVPVIKLTAASQTIEAVTVKGQAPMVQNKDGKLILNVENSTLAAGNNALEVVKRAPGVSVDKDDNLQLMGQQGVTVTIDGRQTYMTGEQLATFLKSTDAAQIKSVEVTTTRQAKDDAEGAVGTINIVLKKNNTEGFNGSFIASGGYGKHFRGNSSLNLNYKKNNTTLFGSYAYTDNKRETELNLERTIANHGKSTIFDQKAGLIEREKNHNYRFGVEQKTSAKNTMLVQFTGNNNEEGGDNLSASFIGPSANITDSIMRANSYSLAKFNRYSVNFNNEFKIDTTGSKLTFDFDWSMFRTASDVDYFYRTETPSGALVRPEEQERSSMPVDIDIYVSKLDYVKPFKKGKLEAGIKYSNVKSDNDLGFERLVGGQWGDYEGRPNHFVYTEQVSAGYVDYSTEFGKWTTKLGVRAEYTISDGNSITKNSRVKRDYLDFFPSANLGYNISPNHILTLSYARKISRPNYRYLNPFRYYIDKLTFQEGNPYVNPQYTHGLSLNYTLMQMFNFTLGTDITNDAMVESMGQNKETNETWITRDNLAKSVTSYLNMNIPYRVGKFWTMNNNFTGIYMHFKGPIAGYYADLGSFFIQANSMHTFKLNNQFSAEANINGNTPFIYNVYKISGRVNVDLGLNYNFKDQKSSLKLAVTDVFRSNKNNINTDFEEFNSKIRQYNDNQTVRLTYSYKFGNLKQQIRRRDSNNEEKERAN
- a CDS encoding LOG family protein translates to MKLKQIVVFCASSAGFGNSFVNSAKAVGKAFVERNIQLVYGGGRVGLMGAVADSVMEHGGVVVGVIPQFLNSKEIGHSGITQLIEVDTMHERKAKMNALCDGIIALPGGFGTMEELFEMITWAQLGLHKKPVGILNVDGFYDHLIQFIQQMVETGLLKEENQKMLQYADNIDELIDLMEQYEAPPVPKWLNIERS